In Anomaloglossus baeobatrachus isolate aAnoBae1 chromosome 10, aAnoBae1.hap1, whole genome shotgun sequence, the genomic window ACTGATCCAGTTTCTAAGTTTTCAATGTAATATATTAGAGTCATCAAAAATATACAGCTTGCTCTCCAATGCAAACAGTGGGTACAATATTTTGTTATCTCTAATTAAGAAAAACATAGTATTACCAATTTGAAACCACAATTACTTAAAAAAAAGCAAGCATGAATTATAGACCAGCTTTATTATTGCAGAAAGGCAAGTTtttcctcttaaagggaatctgtcaccaggtttttgccacctaatctgagagtagcataaagtagatacagagaccctgattccagggatgtatcacttactgggctgcttagtgtagttttgataaaatcactgtttaatcagcaggagattattattacaggactacttggcgtgctgcaggtagtgcagcatattcatgagctctgtataaggccggagtcacagttgctagtgactcgcgcgagtctcgcatcgcatcacccggcacggcctcacACTCTCCGGAGAGGAGCATCTcaggtgcatagagatacatgcaaccgacccgttcCAGTCAGGAGAATGTGcgaccgtgccgggtgatgtgatgcgagactcgcgcgagttactagcaagtgtgactctggcctaactgctacatctgcagcagagaaaacattgattttatcaaaatgacagcaaacagctcagtaagtgacacatggctggaatcagggtctctgcccctatgttatgctgctctcagatgggggagcaaaaacttggtgaaagattccctttaatcacgGCAGAGATTCAGAGAAGATATGCTTTTGAAATCTGTCTGGGGATAGTGTGGCATGAATGACTGGTCCAAGAGACAGGTTCCTGGTGGCTTTTCCTTGCTCTCCTTGAATGACAGGTCTCTATACACACAGAGAGACACCTGTCTGTATAGCATGGCAAAGTCATCGGGGTCCTGCATGAATCAGAGACCAGCTCTGTTATTGTAGCCATTTATGTTTTACTCTGAATCGCTGCAATGTTTCAAAGAAAATATACGGTACTTTCTAAAATGTTACCACTTATCTCAATTGACAAGTCACTCCTCAAATGTATATAGGAAGAGATCTATCAGTCAGATGGCAATATATCCCGGTGAAAAAACTCACATCCTAGTCATTGGACGCTAAGATATTTgttattattaggctatgtgcgcacgttgcgttttttttttcgtttctgcagcgttttaagctgcagcgtcacattgtcaaaatgcatgtgttctgcttccccagcaaagtctatgagaatcttgcaaaatctgtgcgcacgatgcttttttaaacgcgttttgattgtcaaaaatttgaaaaaatctctgcgtttaaaaaagcagcatgtcaattcttttgagcgttttggcagcgttctacacccattgaaatcaatgatttgtagaaaaacgctaccaaaatgctaagcagtgcgtttgcactgcatttttattgcgatccgcatgtttgacataacaaacgcagatcttttctctctctctgtcggtctctccctcccaccccctctctcatactcaccgatccccgattaccggcgcggcgctgcacgacgttcacactgtggaggcttctcctcttttgaaaatgccgaccgctcattattccatcacgtattccctgtttcccccacccaccgatgcatatgattggttgcagtcagacacgcccccacgctgagtgacagctgtctcacttcagccaatcacagccgccagtgggcgtgtctatatcgtgcagtacaataaataattaaaaaaaaaggacgagcggtcccccccaatttggataccagccagggtaaagccacacggctgaaggctggtattctcaggatggggagctccacgttatggggagccccccagcctaacaatattagctagcagccgcccggaattgccgcatgcattagatacgacagtcccgggactctacccggctgatcccgaattgccctggtgcggtggcaatcagggtaataaggtgttaatggcagcagcccatagctgccattaagtcctaggttaatattGACAGGCGTCTCCCCCAAGATactttccataattaacctgtaagttaaagaaaataaacacacacatccaaaaaatcctttatttggaataaatgacaaaaaaacaccctcttacaccactttattaatccctcaaaaacacctccaggtccgccgtaatccacgcaaggtcccacaacgctatcagctctgctacatcggaagctgacaggagcggcagtagaacaccgccgctcctgtgagcttcatgcagaaactgaagttagttgcgcgatcagctgtgctgtcactgaggttactcgcggccaccgctctcaggtggaggactccagctgtggccgtgagtaacctgagtgacagcacagctgatcgcgcggctcactgcagtcactcaggggatttgcgattacaggtgagtccttcatgtgtgaccgcaaatcaggctgcgacacagacagagagcagcgcaatgtcagtgaaatcaagtgaagctctgacgtcactgctgcggactcctgtgtcctggcactgacctcagaggttcatctgagttcatgacagcacacagagacagagctgcgggatgacaatgaagtcgggtgcagttcatccgagttcattcttatTGCCTGGctctctctgtgtctgctgtcagcgggcatgtagcagagctgaattgccgggggaccgcactgacaaaaatgcatccaaaacgcacgtaaaatgcatccaaaatacatgcgttttggatgcattctttttgtcaaaacgcagtgtcaagtctgccagcgGGTGCGCTTGTTTCTGCACTTATCTTGACGCaacgtgtgcgcacatagccttgatatgcattgcttatataatcatattctgcagcactttacatacattatcactgtccccattagggctcatagactaaattccctatcagtatgtctttggagtgtaggaggaaaccggaaaacccggaggaaacccacgcaaacatgaggagaacagtcaaactccttgcagatattgtccttagtgggatttgaactagGGTCCCCGGTGCTACAAAGCAACCATGCTGCCCAATATAAAAGTATGTTTTCTGTGAAATATTGCAGCAGATCTGAGTAAAGTAAACAGGGCTGCAATAACCGACTCAGACTGCTAATGgttctgacagattctctttaagaaatATGTTGACACAAGAACAGGAAATAGAAATATTAACCACTTTATAACATTCAAAATGTAAACTTTTTATAGTTGTATAAATATAACTCAATATACACATAATATATCATATACATCACTATACAAAGGAAATGATTGTTTCCAGAAGTCTATGGTTATTGAAATGTTTTCTCCTCTCTGACAAGTGCTATAACATCATTCATAATGTCAAGAAGAAAGTTTTGGCAAGTTGGCTCATACATTGCCTTAACAATCCAGGACTTTTGACCTTTGGAGGCCTCTAATCTCTGTGTCCCAGACCCTAATGCATCTTCATGTGACGCATTTTTCACCACTTCCTTCACCCTATGGACATTTCTGTTATGGTCGAGGGCAGCAAGTTGTGTTCGCGCCACCATAGAGTCCATGAAGAAGTGGAACGTCTTTGGCCGATATTTCAGACAAGCGCTGTGGTAGATCTCTAACTCTCCCATGTGACAGAGGAAGGAAAGTTGCTTTAAGTCTTTTAGTAGTGATTTATTCTCCACTATGTTTTTCAGTTGTTCATAGGCGGGTGAATCTTTCTCCAGCCAGTTTGTGTTGTTCACCACTTCTTCTGGGAGAGGCGGATGATGACAGGCTTTGCAGTCACTATCACCTCCCCACTCATGGACATTGGTGACATGATGAAGGACAGATTTCCATTTTTGGATTAACATATCAGGGTTTTTACAACATGTGCAAGAGCTCCACCAAATATGGTTCCTGATGGCCTCCACCCATTCATAGAGGACTTCACAGTCTTTCTGCTTCGCTGCCAATAAAACCTCATTGCCTATGGATTTAGATAAATGCCACAGATCTATCTGATGTACGATACTCGGATAATTGTCCTTTAGGATTTCTTGTACAGCGACACTTCTGTCAGTAACAATCATTTTCACATCAGCATTCATAGTCTGGAGATCACCCATTGTCTTCTGGAATCCGATTTTTTCTGGGGTTTCTGATGTCACTTCTGGAGTAACCGGCTCCACAGAAAATGAACATATTTTTTTGCTTCGCACGTCCATCAGTGAGTACACAGAATACTTGGGAGAAAACCCAGGATTGTCTAATTGTTGGTCTCCTGCCAAGCAAAGTGCTCTTTCCCGGATACTTCGTATGACGGCTTTTTGCTCCTCCTTCCAGTGATGGTTAATGGCCGGGAACAGGTACATGGATTGGTTTTTATAATAAGTCGTTTTGTCTATTGATTTCACATTGAGCAATTTGAACATGTGTTGGGTTTTTAGAAAACTTGATCCGCTGAGCAGCACTGCTGCCGATAACAGGACATTCCCCAGTGGCTGATATCCATGTCTTGGCTGGCTTTCCCACAGTAATCTTGTATGACCGGACCGGCACCGAACCTCTACTGACAAATATGATCCAATCGTTTCCTTCCTGTAATGTGTAAGAGGCGACGTACATTTACTTTCGGACATACACGGTATCATCATGATCAGTTTTTTGAGGCAGGATTCAAATACAAGATACTTTTCTTCTTCAACGGGATTTTCCACTGGTGAATCCAAGTCCTGGAAGACTCGTTttacgtcatcttcatcatcacttGGAGCCAAGAATAATTCATCTTCATCCTCACTCAATTCATTGATATGAAAGGAGGAGTTGCTCAGGTCTTTTTGTTCGTCATTGGTCTGTAGATCAGATGTTTCCCATAAAATAGAGTTTTTGCAAATTGGAGGGAACGTTTCACATGGAATGGTGGAAAGCCGTTCACTTTTGGGTTTTTGTAATCCAGAGTTAGTGATGTTCTGTGTAGGGATAGAAATTGGAAAATTATCTTCTTCTGTTTTAATATTGGGTTCTACTTTTAGTGTATTCATGTCAAAATCTGGTATTGTAAAGGTACTCTTAAAAGTTATTGCTGATAGAACTtcttgccctgatgatgaatcatcTTCTTGTTTGATACTGATTGCTTGTTTTTCCTCTAAATTAGCACCAGATACATCGACTTCCGAATCCGATAACATTTCAACCTTAACAAGATCTAAATTAATGTTTTCCAAATCTTCACTCTGATCATTGTCACTGTCACTTGTGCTGGATGGACTGCAGCCATTAAATCCTATGTCTTCTGGGCTGGAAAGAGATGTGGTTGATTTTAACTTATTAGCAGTTTGGCTTtcacgtaataaagtgcacataatTTTACGATGTTTTTTATATATCTTAGTTTGTGTGTGTATACTTCTTCTCCTATGGAATGAGCCTGTAGCAAAACAGCAACTTTTTGTATTTGTGCAGAAATCAGTGTTGACACCTTTGTCGACCATTAAAGGCTTCTGGATCAGGCAAGATGGCTGAATGATTGATGCGCTGTGTGGCAGGAAGATAAGCTTTCCTGTATTATCAGATATCATAGTGGACAGGACGGTTGGAGCACCAGATGATACATTTATAGGTTCCAAATAAACAATATTTTCCTCCAGTTTTCTTTTCTTTGATGGCGGCACACAGTCGGGGGTTGCAGATTGGGAAGAAGGTTGTTTTTGTACAACAGAAGGTGGTTTATTTGCCGAAGCAGATGCTGGT contains:
- the LOC142255224 gene encoding uncharacterized protein LOC142255224 produces the protein MPNCVVRGCTPTRKKYDRSISLHSFPREPDRIKLWLMQTGQYDADVVDQMVIKVYLGKVNDSYRLCSLHFSHDSYRYDGCRRILKKNAIPTIFNTIRPSKGPSLVSGTNPPALGSSGSSCEPLTSSAPPAQGQKTTCSETLRMYRVEVPVVTPKASSQPTVKNVTLIPVVPQHVFFQSSGTDKKPKRVVGNKTSTVTIQLSATTTKKNSTVSCVNDQLSIAKPSTLSIAEVPSSPLIVHQNTPTISQLKVSSQSGQQEQLTPVNLQQSTMAPITFLEAPFSVSTNSNLLLDNQLRSETTSSNSETSSSISSSSPKVSLSTASSPAISTSQVTYQTLTAPSDNNPLTIVSETKPSPMTVLPVSVNASSVTQTPPASASANKPPSVVQKQPSSQSATPDCVPPSKKRKLEENIVYLEPINVSSGAPTVLSTMISDNTGKLIFLPHSASIIQPSCLIQKPLMVDKGVNTDFCTNTKSCCFATGSFHRRRSIHTQTKIYKKHRKIMCTLLRESQTANKLKSTTSLSSPEDIGFNGCSPSSTSDSDNDQSEDLENINLDLVKVEMLSDSEVDVSGANLEEKQAISIKQEDDSSSGQEVLSAITFKSTFTIPDFDMNTLKVEPNIKTEEDNFPISIPTQNITNSGLQKPKSERLSTIPCETFPPICKNSILWETSDLQTNDEQKDLSNSSFHINELSEDEDELFLAPSDDEDDVKRVFQDLDSPVENPVEEEKYLVFESCLKKLIMMIPCMSESKCTSPLTHYRKETIGSYLSVEVRCRSGHTRLLWESQPRHGYQPLGNVLLSAAVLLSGSSFLKTQHMFKLLNVKSIDKTTYYKNQSMYLFPAINHHWKEEQKAVIRSIRERALCLAGDQQLDNPGFSPKYSVYSLMDVRSKKICSFSVEPVTPEVTSETPEKIGFQKTMGDLQTMNADVKMIVTDRSVAVQEILKDNYPSIVHQIDLWHLSKSIGNEVLLAAKQKDCEVLYEWVEAIRNHIWWSSCTCCKNPDMLIQKWKSVLHHVTNVHEWGGDSDCKACHHPPLPEEVVNNTNWLEKDSPAYEQLKNIVENKSLLKDLKQLSFLCHMGELEIYHSACLKYRPKTFHFFMDSMVARTQLAALDHNRNVHRVKEVVKNASHEDALGSGTQRLEASKGQKSWIVKAMYEPTCQNFLLDIMNDVIALVREEKTFQ